From Streptomyces sp. NBC_00370, a single genomic window includes:
- a CDS encoding bifunctional [glutamine synthetase] adenylyltransferase/[glutamine synthetase]-adenylyl-L-tyrosine phosphorylase → MTVPGRRSSTFTRLLRHGFTDPSTAERFLDTPEMSAIRSDPLLLDALGATADPDLALRGLVRLAEAQEPKERNVLLDTLVTAKPLRDRLLGVLGASEALGDHLARHPADWRVLVTYESADLHPGVAEFERGLADATDPVSLRVAYRRCLLAIAARDVCGTTDVAQAAAELADLATATLRAALTMACAAAPEDAAACRLAVVAMGKCGGHELNYVSDVDVIFVGDLPEGAPEDADEGKAVQAATRLASHLMRICSETNAEGTIWPVDANLRPEGRNGPLVRTLSSHLAYYQRWAKTWEFQALLKARPVAGDAALGAAYIDALAPLVWQAAERDHFVPDVQQMRRRVVDNIPAGQVERELKLGPGGLRDVEFAVQLLQLVHGRNDSSLRRSSTLEALAALAAGGYVGRADAAQLDEAYRFLRTMEHRIQLFRLRRTHLVPEGEADLRRLGRSLGLRGDPVAELNKAWKRHASVVRRLHEKLFYRPLLDAVAQLAPGEIRLSAKAAGQRLEALGYADPVAALRHLEALSSGVSRKAAIQRTLLPVLLGWFADSADPDAGLLGFRKVSDALGKTPWYLRLLRDEGAAAENLARVLSAGRLAPDLLLRAPEAVAILGDPHGLEPRARAGLEQEIVAAVGRADTAEGAVASARGVRRRELFRTAAADLIGSYGTEDSPAEEDPGALVDRVGNALTDLNAATLAGALRAAVRAEWGDTLPTRFSVIGMGRFGGHELAYGSDADVLFVHEPREGVDEPEAARAANTVVAEMRRLLQIPTADPPLMIDADLRPEGKSGPLVRTLASYAAYYRRWSLGWESQALLRAEPMAGDPDLGRRFIELVDPLRYPVEGLGEDAVREIRRLKARMETERMPRGADPTLHTKLGRGGLSDVEWTVQLIQMRHAWAVPGLRTTRTRAALAAAREAGLLGEEEARTLDEAWVLATRVRNGVMLVRGRPGDTFPSDGRELGAMGRYLGYGPGHIGDMLEDYRRTTRRARAVMEELFYDAT, encoded by the coding sequence ATGACGGTGCCGGGGCGCAGGAGCAGTACGTTCACCCGTCTGCTGCGGCACGGCTTCACCGATCCCTCCACCGCCGAGCGGTTCCTCGACACCCCCGAGATGTCCGCCATACGGTCCGATCCGCTGCTCCTCGACGCACTCGGCGCCACCGCCGACCCCGATCTGGCGCTGCGCGGTCTCGTCCGGCTGGCCGAGGCGCAGGAGCCGAAGGAGCGCAACGTCCTGCTGGACACGCTGGTCACGGCCAAGCCGCTGCGGGACCGGCTGCTCGGCGTGCTCGGGGCGTCCGAGGCGCTCGGCGACCATCTGGCCAGGCACCCGGCGGACTGGCGCGTCCTGGTCACCTACGAGTCGGCCGACCTGCACCCCGGTGTCGCCGAGTTCGAGCGCGGCCTGGCCGACGCCACCGACCCCGTGTCGCTGCGGGTCGCCTACCGCCGCTGCCTGCTCGCCATCGCCGCCAGGGACGTCTGCGGTACGACGGACGTGGCCCAGGCGGCGGCCGAGCTGGCCGACCTCGCCACCGCCACCCTGCGCGCCGCGCTCACGATGGCCTGCGCCGCCGCACCGGAGGACGCGGCGGCCTGCCGGCTGGCCGTCGTCGCGATGGGCAAGTGCGGTGGCCACGAGCTGAACTACGTCTCCGACGTGGACGTGATCTTCGTCGGCGACCTCCCCGAGGGCGCTCCCGAGGACGCCGACGAGGGCAAGGCCGTCCAGGCGGCCACCCGGCTCGCGTCGCACCTCATGCGGATCTGCTCCGAGACGAACGCCGAGGGGACCATCTGGCCCGTCGACGCGAATCTGCGGCCCGAGGGCCGCAACGGGCCGCTCGTCCGCACGCTCAGCAGCCATCTCGCCTACTACCAGCGCTGGGCCAAGACCTGGGAGTTCCAGGCGCTGCTCAAGGCACGTCCGGTGGCCGGGGACGCGGCGCTCGGCGCCGCGTACATCGACGCGCTCGCCCCGCTCGTGTGGCAGGCGGCCGAGCGCGACCACTTCGTGCCCGACGTGCAGCAGATGCGCCGCAGGGTCGTCGACAACATCCCGGCCGGGCAGGTCGAGCGTGAGCTGAAGCTCGGGCCCGGCGGCCTGCGGGACGTCGAATTCGCCGTACAGCTCCTGCAGTTGGTGCACGGCCGCAACGACTCCTCGCTGCGCCGCAGTTCGACGCTCGAAGCGCTGGCGGCGCTCGCCGCGGGCGGATACGTCGGCAGGGCCGACGCCGCCCAACTCGACGAGGCGTACCGCTTCCTGCGCACCATGGAGCACCGCATCCAGCTGTTCCGGCTGCGCCGCACCCATCTGGTGCCCGAGGGCGAGGCCGATCTGCGCAGGCTCGGCCGCTCCCTCGGCCTGCGCGGCGATCCCGTCGCCGAGCTGAACAAGGCGTGGAAGCGGCACGCCTCGGTGGTGCGCCGACTGCACGAGAAGCTGTTCTACCGGCCGCTGCTCGACGCGGTCGCCCAGCTCGCCCCCGGTGAGATCCGGCTCAGCGCGAAGGCGGCGGGGCAGCGGCTCGAAGCGCTCGGCTACGCCGACCCGGTGGCCGCGCTGCGGCATCTGGAGGCGCTGTCGTCGGGCGTGAGCCGCAAGGCGGCCATCCAGCGGACGCTGCTGCCGGTGCTGCTCGGCTGGTTCGCCGACTCCGCCGACCCGGACGCCGGGCTGCTGGGCTTCCGCAAGGTCTCCGACGCCCTGGGCAAGACGCCCTGGTACCTGCGGCTGCTGCGGGACGAGGGCGCGGCGGCGGAGAATCTGGCGCGTGTCCTGTCGGCCGGGCGGCTCGCCCCCGACCTGCTGCTGCGGGCCCCCGAGGCGGTCGCGATCCTCGGCGACCCGCACGGTCTTGAGCCGCGCGCCCGCGCGGGCCTTGAGCAGGAGATCGTCGCGGCGGTCGGCCGGGCGGACACCGCCGAAGGCGCTGTCGCGTCGGCGCGCGGCGTACGCAGGCGGGAGCTGTTCCGTACGGCCGCCGCCGACCTCATCGGCTCGTACGGTACGGAGGACAGCCCGGCGGAGGAGGACCCCGGCGCCCTGGTCGACCGCGTCGGCAACGCCCTCACCGATCTGAACGCGGCCACCCTCGCCGGCGCCCTGCGCGCCGCCGTACGGGCCGAGTGGGGCGACACCCTGCCCACCCGCTTCAGCGTCATCGGCATGGGCCGCTTCGGCGGCCACGAGCTGGCGTACGGCTCCGACGCGGACGTGCTCTTCGTGCATGAGCCACGGGAAGGCGTGGACGAGCCGGAGGCGGCCCGCGCCGCCAACACCGTCGTCGCCGAGATGCGCAGGCTGCTGCAGATCCCCACGGCCGACCCGCCGCTGATGATCGACGCCGATCTGCGCCCCGAGGGCAAGAGCGGCCCGCTGGTCCGTACGCTCGCCTCCTACGCCGCGTACTACCGCCGCTGGTCGCTCGGCTGGGAGAGCCAGGCCCTGCTGCGCGCCGAGCCGATGGCGGGCGACCCGGACCTGGGACGGCGGTTCATCGAGCTGGTCGACCCGCTGCGCTACCCCGTCGAAGGCCTCGGCGAGGACGCGGTACGGGAGATCCGCCGGCTCAAGGCGCGGATGGAGACGGAACGGATGCCGCGCGGCGCCGACCCGACCCTGCACACCAAGCTCGGCCGGGGCGGACTCTCCGACGTCGAGTGGACGGTCCAGCTGATCCAGATGCGGCACGCCTGGGCGGTGCCGGGGCTGCGGACCACCCGCACCCGCGCCGCGCTCGCCGCCGCGCGCGAGGCGGGGCTGCTCGGCGAGGAGGAGGCACGGACGCTGGACGAGGCGTGGGTGCTGGCGACGCGGGTGCGCAACGGCGTGATGCTGGTACGGGGCAGGCCGGGCGACACGTTTCCCTCGGACGGCCGTGAACTGGGCGCGATGGGCCGCTACCTGGGCTACGGGCCCGGCCACATCGGCGACATGCTGGAGGACTACCGCCGTACGACGCGCAGGGCGCGCGCCGTGATGGAGGAGCTGTTCTACGACGCGACGTAG
- a CDS encoding serine/threonine-protein kinase — protein sequence MEGTLLAGRYRIGARIGSGGMGTVWHATDERLRRPVAVKTLNAQTGLGDEAERVSAERFEREAMAAARLNSPHIVTVHDSGTEELPTGTVLFLVMEELPGRSLDRLLNGTTTDLAQVKAWVRDICRALQVAHKAGIVHRDLKPANVMFNEDGRAVVLDFGLARFTGTTDLTTLTASGGMMGTPAYMSPEQARGDRTLDARSDLYSLGCVLYVLLTGSTPFPASAWHVVLRKHLDEPPTPPSAHRPGLGPEWDALVLDLLAKDPDLRPADARTVADRIGALPDGARAQPAPPPRDAPPVRPPVRVADAFAPTATAPAKQAVPKPTAVSPATPATAKPAVPERLSPRATRRVAVLGGAAVNTALIATTSAAELWWAPTIALAVGVLLLVVWSRTRQTAATPGDGALGCVAACIPPACAVPLLLADFSWVTLGFGLLGIPFFLFVGFAISGMAGEIDGLPSGSGNLISLVAMGSASCFLVIQGLDGGNWIIQALWAALVWLGVALGLMMLLALSRRSPTAAPVDQAP from the coding sequence GTGGAAGGCACACTGCTGGCCGGTCGCTACCGGATCGGCGCGCGCATCGGCTCGGGCGGTATGGGCACGGTGTGGCACGCCACGGACGAGCGGCTGCGCCGCCCGGTCGCGGTGAAGACGCTCAACGCGCAGACCGGGCTGGGTGATGAGGCCGAGCGGGTGTCGGCCGAGCGGTTCGAACGCGAGGCGATGGCCGCGGCCCGGCTCAACAGCCCGCACATCGTCACGGTCCATGACTCCGGCACGGAGGAACTGCCCACCGGCACGGTGCTGTTCCTGGTGATGGAGGAGCTGCCCGGCCGCTCGCTCGACCGCCTGCTGAACGGTACGACGACGGACCTCGCCCAGGTCAAGGCATGGGTGCGGGACATCTGCCGCGCCCTGCAGGTCGCCCACAAGGCGGGCATCGTGCACCGCGACCTCAAACCGGCGAACGTCATGTTCAACGAGGACGGACGCGCCGTCGTCCTCGACTTCGGCCTCGCCCGCTTCACCGGCACCACCGACCTCACCACGCTCACCGCGTCGGGCGGCATGATGGGCACGCCCGCCTACATGTCACCGGAACAGGCACGCGGGGACCGCACGCTCGACGCGCGCAGCGACCTCTACTCCCTGGGCTGTGTGCTCTACGTGCTGCTGACCGGCAGTACGCCGTTCCCCGCGAGCGCCTGGCACGTCGTGCTGCGCAAACACCTCGACGAGCCGCCGACCCCACCCAGCGCCCACCGGCCGGGCCTTGGGCCCGAGTGGGACGCGCTGGTCCTCGACCTGCTCGCCAAGGACCCGGACCTGCGCCCGGCCGACGCCCGTACGGTGGCGGACCGGATCGGCGCACTCCCGGACGGAGCACGGGCGCAGCCGGCGCCACCCCCCAGGGACGCGCCGCCGGTACGCCCACCGGTGCGCGTGGCTGATGCCTTCGCGCCGACGGCTACGGCCCCGGCGAAGCAGGCTGTGCCGAAGCCGACTGCGGTCAGCCCGGCGACGCCTGCGACGGCCAAACCCGCCGTACCCGAGCGGCTGTCGCCCCGGGCGACCCGACGGGTCGCCGTGCTGGGCGGCGCCGCCGTCAACACGGCATTGATCGCGACCACTTCGGCGGCGGAGCTGTGGTGGGCACCGACGATCGCACTGGCCGTCGGTGTGTTGCTGCTCGTGGTGTGGAGCAGGACCCGGCAGACTGCGGCCACGCCGGGCGACGGCGCTCTCGGCTGCGTAGCCGCATGTATTCCGCCGGCCTGCGCCGTGCCCCTGCTCCTGGCGGACTTCTCCTGGGTGACGTTGGGGTTCGGACTCCTGGGAATCCCGTTCTTCCTGTTTGTCGGCTTCGCCATCTCGGGAATGGCGGGGGAGATTGACGGGCTGCCGTCCGGTTCAGGGAACCTGATCTCGCTCGTCGCGATGGGGTCGGCGTCGTGCTTTCTCGTCATCCAGGGCTTGGACGGGGGCAATTGGATCATTCAGGCCCTCTGGGCGGCGCTGGTGTGGCTGGGCGTCGCCCTCGGGCTGATGATGCTGCTCGCCCTCTCGCGCCGCTCGCCCACAGCGGCCCCGGTCGACCAGGCCCCCTGA
- a CDS encoding pyridoxamine 5'-phosphate oxidase family protein, whose translation MAQQTPRTELDARYGEPRATATEWGRAVALLTEAELFWLTTVRPEGRPHVTPLLAVWSDGALYFSTGARERKARNLAQNPEVVLTTGTNALHGGCDLVVEGRAVRVTDDARLTALATAWEEKYGADWHFDVRDGAFAGERGNVAYVFEVAPRTAFGFGKAPYSQTRWEFG comes from the coding sequence ATGGCGCAGCAGACCCCGCGTACCGAGCTGGACGCCCGCTACGGCGAACCGCGGGCCACCGCGACGGAGTGGGGGCGGGCGGTGGCGCTGCTGACGGAGGCGGAGCTGTTCTGGCTGACGACGGTACGTCCGGAGGGCCGCCCGCACGTCACACCGCTGCTGGCGGTGTGGTCGGACGGCGCGCTGTACTTCTCCACGGGGGCGCGGGAGCGCAAGGCGCGCAATCTCGCCCAGAACCCGGAGGTGGTGCTGACCACCGGCACGAACGCCCTGCACGGCGGCTGCGATCTGGTGGTCGAGGGCCGGGCGGTGCGGGTGACGGACGACGCCCGGCTGACCGCGCTCGCCACGGCGTGGGAGGAGAAGTACGGCGCGGACTGGCACTTCGACGTACGGGACGGCGCGTTCGCCGGTGAGCGGGGCAACGTGGCGTATGTCTTCGAGGTGGCGCCGCGCACGGCGTTCGGCTTCGGTAAGGCGCCGTACAGCCAGACGCGGTGGGAGTTCGGGTGA
- a CDS encoding phosphatase PAP2 family protein translates to MGETTMQSQEGRTAATSPTKDEEAEASEVTEPQATAARRSWIQRARTPRHPRIWFEILLIGVSYWVYSLIRNAVPEQRVKALHNANWIWHTEHTLGIAFEQSVNHALNSVTWLIVGMNYYYATLHFIVTIGVLIWLYRRHPGRYAAARLALFATTVVALLGYYLYPLAPPRLMTHTHFIDTVAVHQTWGSMSAGSLKQVSNQYAAMPSMHIGWSLWCGITIFALAKTPWARILGLLYPCVTLLVIVSTANHFVLDAVGGALCLAFGYAVSYAWYRRLPYQLPRLPAADEKQRASVGS, encoded by the coding sequence ATGGGTGAAACGACCATGCAATCGCAGGAAGGCCGAACGGCTGCCACGTCACCCACGAAGGACGAGGAAGCCGAGGCGTCAGAAGTGACAGAACCGCAGGCCACGGCGGCTCGCCGGAGCTGGATCCAGCGGGCGAGAACGCCCCGCCACCCACGGATCTGGTTCGAGATCCTGCTGATCGGCGTCAGTTACTGGGTGTATTCACTGATCCGGAACGCGGTCCCCGAACAGCGCGTCAAAGCGTTGCACAACGCGAACTGGATTTGGCATACCGAACATACTTTGGGAATTGCGTTCGAACAGTCGGTCAATCACGCCTTGAATTCTGTGACCTGGCTTATTGTAGGCATGAACTACTACTACGCAACTCTCCACTTCATTGTCACCATCGGTGTGCTCATCTGGTTGTACCGCCGTCATCCGGGCCGTTATGCCGCCGCCCGGCTCGCCCTCTTCGCGACCACCGTGGTGGCCCTGCTCGGTTACTACCTGTATCCACTGGCGCCGCCCCGGCTGATGACGCACACCCACTTCATCGACACGGTCGCCGTGCACCAGACCTGGGGCTCGATGTCCGCCGGCAGCCTCAAGCAGGTGTCGAACCAGTACGCGGCCATGCCGTCGATGCACATCGGCTGGTCGCTGTGGTGCGGGATCACCATCTTCGCGCTGGCCAAGACGCCGTGGGCGCGGATCCTGGGCCTGCTCTACCCGTGTGTCACGCTGCTGGTCATCGTCTCCACCGCGAACCACTTCGTGCTGGACGCGGTCGGCGGGGCGCTGTGCCTGGCCTTCGGGTACGCCGTGTCGTACGCCTGGTACCGGCGGCTGCCGTACCAACTGCCCAGGCTCCCGGCGGCAGACGAGAAGCAGCGGGCGTCCGTCGGCTCCTGA
- a CDS encoding GNAT family N-acetyltransferase, translated as MTSDKEQPTWAREALARIDRYQDALPRRAGRAEDFGPLTLFVRRDGGGPLHARPSPGGAAARRAVRAADVERVRDRQRALGVPEVFEWVAESAPELREAAEEAGLTVQERPLLVFPADVPTPVAAARAVPAGISVRTVAADDPRLASAVAVAHLAFAELGTHVGTAGAAELAVAVRVYAPETARTAGQIRAGTKTVVAAVEVTAGGRAGGALSSGVLPGVIDGCTEISAVGTLPAARRRGLAGAVTARLVAEARELGARTVFLGATDETVARVYGRLGFRRVGTFLEAEPAR; from the coding sequence GTGACTTCGGACAAGGAACAGCCGACCTGGGCCCGGGAAGCGCTGGCCCGGATCGACCGCTATCAGGACGCGCTCCCCCGCAGGGCCGGGCGGGCGGAGGACTTCGGGCCGTTGACCCTGTTCGTGCGGCGCGACGGCGGAGGACCGCTGCACGCCCGCCCGTCCCCGGGCGGCGCTGCCGCACGGCGGGCGGTGCGCGCGGCTGATGTCGAGCGGGTACGCGACCGGCAGCGGGCGCTCGGTGTTCCCGAGGTCTTCGAATGGGTCGCCGAGTCGGCGCCCGAGCTGCGCGAGGCGGCGGAGGAGGCCGGACTGACCGTCCAGGAGAGGCCGTTGCTGGTCTTTCCCGCCGACGTACCAACACCTGTCGCGGCGGCGAGGGCCGTACCGGCCGGGATCTCCGTACGTACGGTCGCGGCCGACGACCCGAGGCTGGCGAGCGCGGTCGCCGTCGCGCATCTCGCCTTCGCCGAGCTGGGCACGCATGTCGGTACGGCGGGCGCGGCCGAACTGGCTGTCGCCGTACGGGTGTACGCGCCGGAGACCGCGCGGACGGCCGGGCAGATCCGCGCGGGTACGAAGACCGTCGTCGCGGCGGTGGAGGTGACGGCGGGCGGCAGGGCCGGGGGCGCGCTCAGCTCCGGAGTGCTGCCCGGCGTGATCGACGGCTGCACCGAGATCAGCGCGGTCGGCACCCTGCCTGCCGCGCGGCGGCGCGGCCTTGCCGGGGCGGTCACGGCGCGGCTGGTGGCCGAGGCACGTGAACTCGGCGCGCGGACGGTGTTCTTGGGCGCGACGGACGAGACGGTGGCCCGCGTCTACGGCAGGCTCGGCTTCCGCCGGGTGGGTACGTTCCTGGAGGCGGAACCGGCGCGTTGA